A single genomic interval of uncultured Sphaerochaeta sp. harbors:
- a CDS encoding YhbY family RNA-binding protein gives MNSSVRNFLRSQAHSLKPIVMVGKEGVDDRLVSALNEALSSHELVKVKFQAQKDEMRPLSEQLAQKTDSDLISIIGFIATFYRESEEHLIHIPRELARKGE, from the coding sequence ATGAATAGCAGTGTGAGAAATTTTCTTCGGTCGCAAGCACACTCCCTTAAGCCGATTGTCATGGTCGGCAAAGAGGGTGTTGATGACCGATTGGTATCTGCTTTGAATGAAGCCTTATCCAGCCATGAGCTGGTGAAGGTCAAGTTCCAAGCGCAAAAGGATGAGATGAGACCTCTCTCAGAACAGTTGGCCCAGAAGACGGATAGTGATTTAATCAGTATCATCGGCTTCATTGCCACATTTTATCGCGAAAGCGAGGAGCATCTCATACATATTCCCAGGGAACTTGCCAGAAAGGGTGAGTAA
- a CDS encoding ABC transporter substrate-binding protein — translation MKPCKWIVPLLMVLLVSCGTKAHSSQAGREITVVALSSSLAELWILSGGNVAATTDDAFQEHPVGVSEDCINLGTVKDPSIEQILSLDPDLVLLSPLLPSHQGIKGQLESFQIECKAFDLDTLELYLEALRWCSEMIGNDYAYWTHGKETATRAQSIISSFSPSQEERVLLLRAHSTKVKALDERSLVGAMLRDLEIETLSDQYPSLLDQLSWEIILKEDPTLILVVPMGDVSLAEVQAQILIRDNPILSNVQAIKTGNVQLLPKALFGYKPNDRWDESYAYLTSLF, via the coding sequence ATGAAACCGTGTAAGTGGATAGTGCCTTTACTCATGGTACTGCTTGTCTCATGCGGTACCAAGGCGCACTCCAGCCAGGCTGGGCGTGAGATAACGGTGGTTGCACTCTCCTCCTCCTTGGCTGAACTCTGGATCCTCTCAGGGGGTAATGTTGCAGCTACAACTGATGATGCCTTCCAGGAACACCCCGTTGGAGTGAGTGAGGATTGCATCAATCTGGGTACGGTCAAGGACCCCAGCATAGAACAAATCCTCTCCCTAGACCCGGATCTGGTCTTGCTCTCCCCACTGCTTCCAAGTCACCAAGGTATCAAGGGTCAGCTGGAATCGTTCCAGATAGAGTGCAAAGCCTTTGATCTTGATACACTGGAACTTTACCTGGAAGCCTTGCGGTGGTGTAGCGAGATGATAGGAAATGATTATGCCTACTGGACTCATGGCAAGGAGACAGCAACACGCGCTCAATCAATCATCTCATCGTTTTCCCCTTCTCAAGAAGAACGAGTTCTCTTGCTCAGAGCCCATAGCACCAAGGTAAAAGCGCTTGATGAACGTTCCCTGGTAGGGGCCATGCTTCGAGACCTGGAGATCGAGACACTCTCTGACCAGTACCCTTCCCTTCTTGATCAACTGAGCTGGGAGATTATCTTGAAAGAGGACCCCACTCTGATCCTGGTTGTCCCCATGGGGGATGTTTCACTAGCAGAAGTACAGGCACAGATCTTGATCCGTGACAACCCTATTCTCTCCAACGTGCAGGCAATCAAGACAGGCAATGTACAGCTACTGCCAAAAGCATTGTTCGGCTACAAGCCAAACGATAGATGGGATGAAAGTTATGCATATCTTACCTCACTCTTCTAA
- a CDS encoding AMP-binding protein, which yields MATHKKGEKPWDFLEAYRGKKFKGAWPTVVEMFEISVERYPQNKCFTAFVPQYETFTYSEVHSYVLSVADYLASNGVKKDDKIAVIGKNSPEWAIAYLGILFAGAIVVPLDNTLVNKDMAKYLEFAGVKILFADADRVETFDAENKLGLTDRISLEKVGNMPFVLDLKAEAQDRHKAESEDTAAILFTSGTTGTPKGVMLSHRNMVADCYLAQGNMTLYPTDVFYAILPIHHSYTMMAVFFEAMSVGASIVFGKKLVISQVLKELKEGEVTMFLAVPMLFNKMIAALMNGVKEKGIVLYGIIRFMMGVSGVLKKIFKVNVGKKMFGFLLKKLSLDTNRICISGGGPLPASTFKMFNQLGIDFVQGYGLTETSPITHLNPVEAYIESSVGKKLPQTEVKIMNPDAEGNGIIYIKGPMVMQGYYNNPEATAEVLEDGWLNTGDVGYQDAQGYLYLTGRAKNLIVTEGGKNVFPEEIEDHFQLYTEIDTICVLGYLVDKKNKSEGIRALIYPAEKYRDEMAKEHGDSAKAKIEERMQQIVSEVNKELQSYKKITRVTVVDEPLEMTSTKKVKRFVVAQKYKD from the coding sequence ATGGCAACACACAAGAAAGGTGAAAAACCTTGGGATTTCCTTGAGGCTTATCGGGGTAAAAAGTTCAAAGGTGCATGGCCTACTGTGGTGGAAATGTTCGAGATCTCAGTCGAACGCTATCCCCAGAACAAGTGTTTTACAGCCTTTGTTCCACAGTACGAAACCTTTACCTATTCAGAAGTTCATTCATATGTCCTCTCGGTTGCAGATTATCTAGCCTCCAATGGTGTTAAAAAGGATGACAAGATTGCAGTAATCGGAAAGAACAGTCCTGAGTGGGCTATTGCCTACCTGGGTATTCTCTTTGCCGGAGCGATTGTAGTACCCCTGGACAATACCCTGGTCAATAAGGATATGGCCAAATACTTGGAGTTTGCAGGGGTAAAGATTCTCTTCGCAGATGCTGACCGTGTGGAAACCTTTGATGCAGAGAATAAGCTTGGTTTGACAGACCGAATTTCCCTTGAGAAAGTAGGAAACATGCCTTTTGTCCTGGACCTCAAGGCAGAGGCTCAAGATAGGCATAAGGCAGAGAGCGAGGATACCGCTGCGATTCTCTTTACCAGTGGAACCACGGGAACTCCAAAAGGCGTTATGCTGAGTCATCGCAATATGGTAGCAGACTGTTACCTTGCACAGGGGAATATGACGCTGTACCCCACTGATGTATTCTATGCAATTCTTCCAATCCATCACTCTTACACCATGATGGCGGTCTTCTTTGAAGCCATGAGTGTGGGCGCTTCCATTGTCTTTGGCAAGAAATTGGTGATCAGCCAAGTGCTCAAGGAACTGAAGGAGGGCGAGGTAACAATGTTCCTTGCTGTTCCTATGCTCTTCAACAAGATGATTGCAGCACTGATGAATGGTGTAAAGGAGAAGGGCATTGTTCTCTATGGGATCATACGATTCATGATGGGAGTCTCCGGTGTCCTGAAGAAGATATTCAAGGTAAATGTCGGAAAGAAGATGTTCGGCTTCTTGCTCAAGAAGCTCTCCCTCGATACGAACCGTATTTGTATCAGTGGAGGTGGGCCGCTTCCTGCATCTACCTTCAAGATGTTCAATCAGCTTGGAATTGATTTTGTGCAGGGCTATGGTCTTACCGAGACCAGTCCCATAACCCACCTCAACCCAGTGGAAGCCTATATCGAGAGCTCGGTTGGTAAGAAGCTGCCCCAGACTGAGGTCAAGATCATGAATCCGGATGCTGAGGGTAATGGGATTATTTATATCAAGGGACCCATGGTTATGCAGGGTTATTACAACAACCCAGAGGCTACCGCTGAGGTGCTTGAGGATGGATGGCTCAATACCGGTGATGTCGGCTACCAGGATGCACAGGGGTATCTCTACCTGACGGGAAGAGCAAAGAACCTTATCGTGACCGAGGGTGGTAAAAATGTGTTTCCCGAGGAGATTGAGGACCACTTCCAGCTCTACACTGAGATAGATACGATCTGTGTACTCGGGTATCTCGTTGACAAGAAGAACAAGAGTGAAGGGATCAGGGCCTTGATATATCCTGCTGAAAAGTATCGTGATGAAATGGCAAAAGAGCACGGTGATTCGGCCAAGGCGAAAATTGAGGAGAGGATGCAGCAAATTGTGAGTGAAGTGAACAAGGAGTTGCAGTCCTACAAGAAAATCACTCGTGTAACCGTGGTGGATGAGCCGCTTGAGATGACCAGTACCAAAAAAGTGAAGCGCTTCGTAGTTGCACAAAAGTACAAGGACTAG
- a CDS encoding LysR family transcriptional regulator, which produces MTIRDLSIFIAVAEQLSMSKAAEKLHLAQPTVSAVIGSLEKDYGVLLFDRLGRGLHLTDEGRFLLSRSRSIVGLVDTLESELGAYTRQQTIRMGATITVGSTLLADLIARFESEHPLLRVQVQVDNTQTIERRLLDGSLDLALVEGMVQSKSLLCTPCFVDELIPVCAKEFPAPSRLGLKALSDYPLILREEGSGTRALFVGLLQEAGFPYEEKWSCHSSDAIVSAVSAGQGITVISRRLVRHLIKEGTLRELSLQGVDMKRYFSLVHHKDKVFTPSMEKLLQLLKCDTMEE; this is translated from the coding sequence ATGACTATTCGAGACCTTTCCATTTTCATTGCAGTAGCCGAACAGCTATCCATGAGCAAGGCCGCAGAGAAACTGCATCTTGCCCAGCCAACAGTCAGCGCGGTGATCGGTTCCCTGGAGAAGGATTACGGGGTTTTGCTGTTCGACCGGTTGGGACGGGGTTTGCATTTGACCGATGAGGGGAGGTTCCTCCTCTCACGATCCCGTTCTATTGTTGGTTTGGTCGATACCCTTGAAAGTGAGCTTGGAGCCTATACCCGGCAGCAGACGATCAGGATGGGTGCAACCATCACCGTTGGCAGTACACTGCTCGCTGATCTTATTGCACGCTTTGAAAGCGAGCACCCACTCTTGCGTGTCCAGGTACAGGTTGACAACACCCAGACCATTGAGAGACGTTTGCTTGATGGCAGCTTGGATTTGGCTTTGGTAGAGGGAATGGTACAGAGCAAGTCACTGCTATGCACCCCCTGCTTTGTTGATGAATTGATTCCTGTGTGTGCAAAAGAGTTTCCTGCCCCTTCAAGGCTTGGATTGAAGGCATTGAGTGACTATCCACTCATCCTCAGGGAGGAGGGGAGTGGTACACGGGCGTTGTTTGTTGGCTTGCTCCAGGAAGCAGGATTTCCCTATGAGGAGAAATGGTCATGCCATAGCAGCGATGCCATTGTAAGTGCAGTATCTGCTGGTCAGGGGATCACGGTTATTTCTCGACGCCTGGTACGTCATCTGATCAAGGAAGGAACTCTCAGGGAATTATCATTACAGGGAGTGGATATGAAGCGGTATTTCTCCCTTGTCCACCATAAGGACAAGGTATTTACTCCCTCGATGGAGAAGTTATTGCAATTGCTGAAATGTGATACGATGGAAGAGTAA
- a CDS encoding (4Fe-4S)-binding protein, whose translation MALTEQTIKALKAEGFLHNRGTENFSARIITGNGTLPAKMLSQLSILSETYGDGMVSLTGRLTVEIPGIPYSRIPAFREEVASLSLTTGGTGAKVRPVVACKGSTCIYGLADTQSLAQRIHTAFYEGWHEVIFPHKFKIAVGGCPNSCVKPELNDLGIVGQRMMHLSPECKACGRCISEKRCPMGAIKQREDGKRYIDRSLCNNCSLCLDTCPFGKINADEPRYKLYLGGRWGKQKRYGTPLPLLYSEEQLFPLITRILNLYKEEGRPGERFASVVERLGMDHIARALHETV comes from the coding sequence ATGGCGCTTACAGAACAAACGATCAAAGCATTGAAGGCAGAAGGGTTTCTACATAATAGAGGAACAGAGAACTTTTCCGCGCGTATCATTACAGGGAACGGTACATTACCGGCAAAGATGCTCTCACAACTCTCCATCCTCAGTGAGACCTATGGGGATGGAATGGTAAGTCTTACCGGCAGACTTACCGTTGAGATCCCCGGCATCCCCTACTCCCGTATTCCTGCATTCCGAGAGGAGGTTGCTTCCCTCTCCCTGACAACCGGAGGAACAGGAGCGAAGGTCAGACCGGTTGTAGCCTGTAAGGGAAGCACTTGCATCTATGGACTGGCTGATACCCAATCCCTTGCACAGAGAATCCATACAGCATTCTATGAAGGTTGGCATGAGGTCATCTTTCCCCACAAATTCAAGATAGCAGTGGGAGGATGTCCAAACAGTTGTGTAAAGCCTGAGCTCAATGATCTTGGCATTGTAGGACAGAGAATGATGCATCTATCACCTGAGTGCAAGGCTTGTGGCCGTTGCATCAGTGAGAAGCGCTGCCCGATGGGAGCAATCAAGCAACGTGAAGATGGGAAACGATATATTGACCGAAGCCTCTGCAACAACTGTAGCCTATGCCTCGATACCTGCCCATTTGGAAAAATAAATGCAGATGAGCCCCGCTACAAACTCTATCTAGGAGGCCGATGGGGCAAGCAGAAACGGTATGGGACACCACTTCCCCTATTGTATAGTGAGGAACAGCTCTTCCCTTTGATCACCCGAATATTGAACCTCTACAAAGAAGAGGGAAGACCAGGAGAGCGTTTTGCATCCGTGGTGGAACGCCTCGGGATGGACCATATTGCGAGGGCTCTGCATGAAACCGTGTAA
- a CDS encoding iron ABC transporter permease, which produces MHILPHSSKGKLTGLFALALAGACYSLCRGAVDLSPQELLSGLMSSLTNGGSLSMIMHLRMVRIASALLCGSALSLSGSLLQQTLNNPMAGPSILGINASAALSVLLGMLLFPSLAQLLPLFSSIGALVGSLIVFSLAAMYRFSRLTLILSGIALSTVLGAVSDALLTIFPDLVAVKVDFLVGSFAHITSAQLSLLSPLLVMTMLIACLMGRPLTMLSLGDECATSLGLRVNRVRLLLLALSAILSALAISLCGLVGFLGLLVPHIARRMIPAHEALHLPFTALLGGCIALFADTTARLVFAPYELPVGIVLSALGGPSFLVVLIKYRRGDRHA; this is translated from the coding sequence ATGCATATCTTACCTCACTCTTCTAAGGGAAAACTCACCGGGCTGTTCGCTCTCGCTTTAGCCGGTGCATGTTATTCGCTTTGCAGGGGGGCTGTTGACCTCTCACCTCAGGAGTTGCTCTCAGGGTTGATGTCAAGTCTTACAAATGGGGGAAGCCTTTCCATGATCATGCATCTTCGCATGGTCCGTATAGCTTCCGCACTCCTGTGTGGCAGTGCACTCTCGCTCTCAGGTTCCTTGTTGCAACAGACCCTGAACAACCCCATGGCCGGGCCAAGCATCTTGGGAATAAACGCATCAGCGGCGCTCTCGGTACTACTTGGTATGCTCCTCTTTCCTTCTCTTGCACAGCTCTTGCCGCTTTTCTCTTCAATTGGTGCACTCGTCGGTAGTTTGATCGTATTCTCTCTCGCAGCCATGTATCGATTCAGCAGACTCACCCTCATACTCAGTGGTATTGCCTTATCGACAGTGCTTGGTGCTGTCAGTGATGCCTTATTGACAATCTTTCCTGATCTTGTAGCCGTGAAAGTTGACTTTCTTGTTGGTTCTTTTGCCCATATCACGTCCGCTCAGCTTTCCTTGCTCTCTCCTCTCTTAGTGATGACCATGCTCATCGCCTGCCTGATGGGTCGTCCGCTCACGATGCTCAGTCTTGGCGATGAGTGTGCAACATCTCTTGGCCTCAGGGTCAATCGGGTTCGTCTCTTGCTTTTGGCTTTAAGTGCGATACTTAGTGCGCTTGCGATCAGTTTATGTGGTCTGGTCGGGTTCCTTGGGCTGTTGGTACCCCACATAGCCAGAAGAATGATACCAGCCCACGAGGCACTCCATCTTCCCTTCACCGCCTTGCTTGGTGGGTGTATCGCCCTATTCGCAGATACCACTGCCCGATTGGTATTCGCACCCTATGAGCTACCGGTAGGTATTGTACTCTCTGCTCTGGGAGGACCAAGCTTCCTGGTTGTCTTGATCAAGTACAGACGAGGAGATAGGCATGCTTGA